Proteins encoded in a region of the Ursus arctos isolate Adak ecotype North America unplaced genomic scaffold, UrsArc2.0 scaffold_2, whole genome shotgun sequence genome:
- the MYBPH gene encoding myosin-binding protein H isoform X2 — protein MAEEAASDAPACGPLETASESAGAPTTEPSGEAAALESTGEEQAPTPQEPASQEPAPAAPAAPAAPVAAPPAPPSEDVPSAPLLLALEDVSDSSVTVSWEPPEKLGRLGLQGYVLELCREGASEWVPVNARPLMVTQLTVRNLALGDKFFLRVAAVSSAGAGPPAVLEQPVHIQKIIEAPKIRVPRHLRQTYIRQVGEPVNLQIPFQGSPRPQASWTHNGHALDSQRVNVRTGDQDSILFIRSAQRSDSGCYELTVCLEGLEAKAAIDILVIEKPGPPSSIRLLDVWGCNAALEWTPPQDMGNTELLGYTVQKADKKTGQWFTVLERYHPTTCTISDLIVGNAYSFRVFSENQCGLSTSAATTKELARIQKADIAAKTKGFVERDFSEAPSFTQPLADHTSTPGYSTQLFCSVRASPKPKIIWMKNKMNIQGDPKYRALSEQGICTLEIRKPSPFDSGVYTCKAVNVLGEASVDCRLEVKGKASATH, from the exons ATGGCAGAAGAAGCCGCCTCGGATGCCCCCGCCTGTGGTCCGTTGGAGACCGCCTCTGAGTCAGCCGGGGCGCCCACCACAGAGCCCTCTGGGGAAGCGGCAGCGTTGGAGTCCACTggggaagagcaggctcccacgCCACAGGAGCCTGCCTCCCAGGAACCTGCCCCCGCAGCCCCGGCAGCCCCCGCCGCCCCTGTCGcagcccccccagcccctccaagTGAAG atGTGCCCAGTGCCCCGCTACTGCTGGCCTTGGAGGATGTGAGCGACAGCTCGGTGACCGTGAGCTGGGAGCCACCGGAGAAGCTAGGGAGGCTGGGGCTCCAGGGCTATGTGCTGGAGCTCTGTCGAGAGGGAG CCTCGGAGTGGGTGCCCGTGAACGCCCGGCCCCTGATGGTGACCCAGCTGACGGTGCGGAACCTGGCTCTGGGGGACAAGTTCTTCCTGCGTGTGGCTGCAGTGAGCTCTGCGGGGGCTGGCCCACCAGCTGTGTTAGAACAGCCTGTCCACATCCAGAAGATCATCG AGGCCCCCAAGATCCGAGTCCCCCGCCACCTTCGTCAGACCTACATCCGCCAGGTGGGAGAGCCAGTCAACCTGCAAATCCCCTTCCAG gggagtCCCAGGCCTCAGGCGTCTTGGACCCATAATGGCCACGCCCTGGACAGCCAGCGGGTGAATGTACGTACCGGGGACCAGGACTCCATCCTCTTCATCCGCTCGGCCCAGCGCTCCGACTCGGGATGCTATGAGCTCACCGTATGTCTGGAGGGCTTGGAGGCCAAGGCAGCCATCGACATCCTGGTGATTG AGAAACCTGGACCCCCCAGCAGCATCCGGCTCCTGGACGTCTGGGGCTGCAATGCTGCCCTTGAGTGGACGCCGCCCCAGGACATGGGCAACACGGAGCTCCTGGGCTACACAGTGCAGAAGGCAGACAAAAAGACGGGG CAATGGTTCACGGTGCTGGAGCGCTACCACCCAACCACCTGCACCATCTCTGACCTCATCGTGGGAAACGCCTACTCCTTTCGGGTCTTCTCGGAGAACCAGTGTGGGCTCAGCACCTCGGCCGCGACCACCAAGGAGCTAGCCCGCATCCAGAAAGCAG ATATTGCTGCCAAAACTAAAGGGTTTGTGGAGCGAGACTTCTCAGAAGCCCCCTCGTTTACTCAGCCCCTGGCTGACCACACCTCCACTCCCGGCTACAGCACTCAGCTCTTCTGCAGTGTCCGAGCATCGCCCAAG CCCAAGATCATCTGGATGAAAAACAAGATGAATATCCAGGGTGACCCCAAATACCGTGCCCTCTCTGAGCAAGGCATCTGCACCCTGGAGATCCGGAAGCCCAGCCCCTTTGATTCCGGGGTCTACACCTGCAAGGCTGTCAATGTGCTAGGGGAGGCATCTGTGGACTGCCGGCTGGAGGTCAAAGGGAAAG CGTCAGCCACACACTGA
- the MYBPH gene encoding myosin-binding protein H isoform X1 — MAEEAASDAPACGPLETASESAGAPTTEPSGEAAALESTGEEQAPTPQEPASQEPAPAAPAAPAAPVAAPPAPPSEDVPSAPLLLALEDVSDSSVTVSWEPPEKLGRLGLQGYVLELCREGASEWVPVNARPLMVTQLTVRNLALGDKFFLRVAAVSSAGAGPPAVLEQPVHIQKIIEAPKIRVPRHLRQTYIRQVGEPVNLQIPFQGSPRPQASWTHNGHALDSQRVNVRTGDQDSILFIRSAQRSDSGCYELTVCLEGLEAKAAIDILVIEKPGPPSSIRLLDVWGCNAALEWTPPQDMGNTELLGYTVQKADKKTGQWFTVLERYHPTTCTISDLIVGNAYSFRVFSENQCGLSTSAATTKELARIQKADIAAKTKGFVERDFSEAPSFTQPLADHTSTPGYSTQLFCSVRASPKPKIIWMKNKMNIQGDPKYRALSEQGICTLEIRKPSPFDSGVYTCKAVNVLGEASVDCRLEVKGKGMRNVLP; from the exons ATGGCAGAAGAAGCCGCCTCGGATGCCCCCGCCTGTGGTCCGTTGGAGACCGCCTCTGAGTCAGCCGGGGCGCCCACCACAGAGCCCTCTGGGGAAGCGGCAGCGTTGGAGTCCACTggggaagagcaggctcccacgCCACAGGAGCCTGCCTCCCAGGAACCTGCCCCCGCAGCCCCGGCAGCCCCCGCCGCCCCTGTCGcagcccccccagcccctccaagTGAAG atGTGCCCAGTGCCCCGCTACTGCTGGCCTTGGAGGATGTGAGCGACAGCTCGGTGACCGTGAGCTGGGAGCCACCGGAGAAGCTAGGGAGGCTGGGGCTCCAGGGCTATGTGCTGGAGCTCTGTCGAGAGGGAG CCTCGGAGTGGGTGCCCGTGAACGCCCGGCCCCTGATGGTGACCCAGCTGACGGTGCGGAACCTGGCTCTGGGGGACAAGTTCTTCCTGCGTGTGGCTGCAGTGAGCTCTGCGGGGGCTGGCCCACCAGCTGTGTTAGAACAGCCTGTCCACATCCAGAAGATCATCG AGGCCCCCAAGATCCGAGTCCCCCGCCACCTTCGTCAGACCTACATCCGCCAGGTGGGAGAGCCAGTCAACCTGCAAATCCCCTTCCAG gggagtCCCAGGCCTCAGGCGTCTTGGACCCATAATGGCCACGCCCTGGACAGCCAGCGGGTGAATGTACGTACCGGGGACCAGGACTCCATCCTCTTCATCCGCTCGGCCCAGCGCTCCGACTCGGGATGCTATGAGCTCACCGTATGTCTGGAGGGCTTGGAGGCCAAGGCAGCCATCGACATCCTGGTGATTG AGAAACCTGGACCCCCCAGCAGCATCCGGCTCCTGGACGTCTGGGGCTGCAATGCTGCCCTTGAGTGGACGCCGCCCCAGGACATGGGCAACACGGAGCTCCTGGGCTACACAGTGCAGAAGGCAGACAAAAAGACGGGG CAATGGTTCACGGTGCTGGAGCGCTACCACCCAACCACCTGCACCATCTCTGACCTCATCGTGGGAAACGCCTACTCCTTTCGGGTCTTCTCGGAGAACCAGTGTGGGCTCAGCACCTCGGCCGCGACCACCAAGGAGCTAGCCCGCATCCAGAAAGCAG ATATTGCTGCCAAAACTAAAGGGTTTGTGGAGCGAGACTTCTCAGAAGCCCCCTCGTTTACTCAGCCCCTGGCTGACCACACCTCCACTCCCGGCTACAGCACTCAGCTCTTCTGCAGTGTCCGAGCATCGCCCAAG CCCAAGATCATCTGGATGAAAAACAAGATGAATATCCAGGGTGACCCCAAATACCGTGCCCTCTCTGAGCAAGGCATCTGCACCCTGGAGATCCGGAAGCCCAGCCCCTTTGATTCCGGGGTCTACACCTGCAAGGCTGTCAATGTGCTAGGGGAGGCATCTGTGGACTGCCGGCTGGAGGTCAAAGGGAAAGGTATGAGGAACGTCCTTCCCTAA